A genome region from Halorussus pelagicus includes the following:
- a CDS encoding penicillin acylase family protein yields MDIDTTRRALVAAIVGGGAVGGSLSPVRGYLDRFAPFSGSAWRDATDRTNQRVESPYGLAAVRYDEYGTAHVDGDDEQALYFAVGYAQAADRLFQMDLQRRVMRGELSEVVGERALDSDEFHVRMDFAGGAEANLELLEGTPTGEAVEAFCEGVNACREREALPMEFGLLDYEPDPWTAADTMLMEQQISWGLTGDFSTLRRERLARKLGEDAVEELYPFRMDHDAPIIRSGSDSGNDGTTASARTRRTVSSSRDFEGDDLLDWVSSFESPPGVGSNSWVVSGDQTASGDPIVANDPHLSLMAPPVWYEMNLRSDEASVRGVTFPGVPFVVIGENDSGAWGFTNSGADVIDFYSYETDESGDRYHYEGEWREFETEERTIAVSDGEDRTVTVRKTIHGPLLEREGQRVGVSWTGHTATRTSEAIHEYSKTDGMEEFLDATQKMDLPTQSVVYADREGNTLYYVTGKIPMRTINNEEVWGTRVFDGSAGEAEWEGFEPFGVSSWEGFVPFEEKPHVRNPEYLGSANQRIEDDPEHYIGERYSTPYRGQRLYELLDRRADSERPMDPQFMRRLQRDAKSARAEQILDELVAAAEGEDGLAEATETLRNWDARMTRDSRAALVFVMWFEQFREETFGDEFESNDLDEEDYPNDWVLATLPAESRWFGDEGREAVMVRALRTAIEDIEDGATYGDYNTTAAITHPFDQSFLNYPEYPTDGSAYTLNNYRKESAVGSSWRQVCPLSDRKQSICILPGGNSGAYFSDHYDDQLRLWADGKYKSMSRALAGETAIEFETADSEGDQ; encoded by the coding sequence ATGGACATCGATACCACGCGACGTGCGCTCGTCGCCGCCATCGTCGGCGGCGGCGCTGTTGGCGGGTCCCTCTCGCCGGTCCGGGGGTATCTCGACCGGTTTGCCCCTTTCTCCGGGTCGGCGTGGCGGGACGCGACTGACCGGACGAATCAGCGAGTCGAAAGCCCGTACGGTCTTGCGGCGGTCCGCTACGACGAGTACGGGACCGCGCATGTGGACGGAGACGACGAGCAGGCGCTCTACTTCGCGGTCGGATACGCGCAGGCCGCCGACCGACTCTTCCAGATGGACCTCCAGCGGCGGGTGATGCGCGGCGAACTCTCGGAAGTCGTCGGCGAGCGCGCGCTCGACTCCGACGAGTTCCACGTCCGGATGGACTTCGCGGGCGGCGCGGAGGCGAACCTCGAACTGCTTGAAGGGACGCCGACCGGCGAAGCCGTCGAGGCGTTCTGCGAGGGCGTCAACGCCTGCCGAGAGCGCGAGGCGCTCCCGATGGAGTTCGGCCTGCTCGACTACGAACCTGACCCGTGGACCGCTGCCGACACGATGCTGATGGAACAGCAGATTTCGTGGGGGCTGACTGGGGATTTCTCGACGCTCCGGCGCGAGCGGTTGGCGCGGAAACTCGGCGAGGACGCCGTCGAGGAGTTGTATCCCTTCCGGATGGACCACGACGCGCCCATCATCAGGTCCGGTTCGGACAGCGGGAACGACGGCACGACCGCGAGCGCCCGAACTCGCCGGACGGTTTCGTCGTCCCGCGATTTCGAGGGCGACGACCTGCTCGACTGGGTGTCGTCGTTCGAGTCGCCGCCCGGCGTCGGGTCGAACAGTTGGGTCGTCTCGGGCGACCAGACCGCGAGTGGCGACCCCATCGTGGCAAACGACCCGCACCTCTCGCTGATGGCACCGCCAGTCTGGTACGAGATGAACCTCCGGAGCGACGAGGCGAGCGTCCGCGGCGTGACGTTTCCGGGCGTCCCGTTCGTCGTCATCGGGGAGAACGACTCGGGCGCGTGGGGGTTCACCAACAGCGGGGCCGACGTTATCGACTTCTACAGCTACGAGACCGACGAGTCGGGCGACCGCTACCACTACGAGGGCGAGTGGCGAGAGTTCGAGACCGAGGAGCGAACCATCGCGGTCAGCGACGGCGAGGACCGGACGGTCACGGTCCGGAAGACGATCCACGGGCCGCTCCTCGAACGCGAGGGCCAGCGAGTCGGCGTCTCGTGGACGGGCCACACCGCGACCCGGACCTCGGAGGCGATTCACGAGTACAGCAAGACCGACGGGATGGAGGAGTTCCTCGACGCCACCCAGAAGATGGACCTGCCGACCCAGAGCGTCGTCTACGCCGACCGAGAGGGTAACACGCTCTACTACGTGACCGGCAAGATTCCGATGCGTACGATAAACAACGAAGAGGTGTGGGGCACGCGGGTCTTCGACGGCTCTGCGGGCGAAGCCGAGTGGGAGGGCTTCGAACCCTTCGGCGTCTCGTCGTGGGAGGGGTTCGTCCCCTTCGAGGAGAAGCCACACGTCCGCAATCCGGAGTACCTCGGCAGCGCGAACCAGCGCATCGAAGACGACCCCGAACACTACATCGGCGAGCGGTACAGTACGCCCTACCGGGGCCAGCGACTCTACGAACTGCTCGACCGGCGCGCCGACTCGGAGCGACCGATGGACCCGCAGTTCATGCGCCGACTCCAACGGGACGCGAAGTCGGCCCGCGCCGAACAAATACTGGACGAACTCGTCGCCGCGGCCGAGGGTGAGGACGGACTTGCAGAGGCGACCGAGACGCTCCGGAACTGGGACGCCCGGATGACCCGTGACTCGCGCGCGGCGCTCGTCTTTGTGATGTGGTTCGAGCAGTTCCGCGAGGAGACGTTCGGCGACGAGTTCGAGAGCAACGACCTCGACGAGGAAGACTACCCGAACGACTGGGTGCTGGCGACCCTGCCCGCCGAGAGTCGCTGGTTCGGCGACGAGGGCCGCGAGGCGGTGATGGTCCGGGCGCTTCGGACGGCCATCGAGGACATCGAGGACGGCGCGACCTACGGCGACTACAACACGACCGCGGCCATCACCCATCCGTTCGACCAGTCGTTTCTCAACTACCCCGAGTATCCGACCGACGGGTCGGCCTACACGCTGAACAACTACCGCAAGGAGTCTGCGGTCGGGAGCAGTTGGCGGCAGGTCTGTCCCCTCTCCGACCGCAAGCAGTCGATTTGCATTCTACCTGGCGGCAACTCCGGGGCGTACTTTTCGGACCACTACGACGACCAACTCCGACTGTGGGCCGACGGCAAGTACAAGTCGATGAGCCGCGCCCTCGCTGGCGAGACGGCCATCGAGTTCGAGACCGCCGACTCGGAGGGCGACCAATGA
- a CDS encoding sodium/proline symporter: MQSSAGGLAGDAGIWVLGAFSLYLLVLLGIGLYSSRFMDSVGDYVIGGREIGPVVTGFSERASEMSGWLTLGVPSDAYSTGIMAFLNGLGMIPADLFAWAGLAKRLRKYTELVRSVTLPTFFATRLGDDTGAVKGVSAVVLMLFEGGYVGAQIVAAGTLLQILTGIEPWVGILVGGVIVIGYTFLGGYFAVAWSDYFQGAIILAAFILLPVIAFLNMGLPFAEVAATAGSSMTSITAGTTGWAALFGIISYAAIGLGVPGNPHIMVRFMGIDRVKNIRTAALVAQLFMFVAYIGAALVGLYAIAMFGEGAIQNGDEVMPMLTLDLLPGAIAGIVLAAALAAMMSSADSQLLVATSAVVEDVYHGFFNKEATEEELVKYSRYVTFGLGTASVAFAYLAKSTPIYTLVLDYAWGGLGAAIGPTVIATLWWKRVTAKGSVASMLVGTATMILWTQLSTVIDLLGLSATVEGSAFLSGLVGVYGLFPAFILSVITLVTVSLLTEPPAGVDDHFDVFDKPLSAVISDGSAPDYATDGGTSDDTSPKVVTEADNIRGHVAASGYWDDDER; the protein is encoded by the coding sequence ATGCAAAGTAGCGCGGGCGGTCTCGCGGGCGACGCGGGTATCTGGGTCCTCGGTGCGTTCTCGCTTTACCTGCTCGTCTTGCTCGGCATCGGTCTCTACTCCTCGCGGTTCATGGACTCGGTCGGCGACTACGTCATCGGCGGCCGCGAAATCGGTCCCGTCGTGACCGGATTCTCCGAACGCGCCTCCGAGATGAGCGGGTGGCTCACGCTCGGGGTGCCCTCCGACGCGTACAGCACCGGTATCATGGCGTTCCTGAACGGTCTCGGGATGATTCCGGCGGACCTGTTTGCGTGGGCGGGCCTCGCCAAGCGCCTGCGGAAGTACACCGAACTCGTCCGGTCGGTGACGCTCCCGACGTTCTTCGCCACCCGCCTCGGCGACGATACCGGCGCGGTCAAGGGCGTCTCGGCCGTCGTCCTCATGCTGTTCGAGGGCGGCTACGTCGGTGCCCAAATCGTCGCGGCCGGGACCTTGCTCCAGATTCTGACCGGCATCGAGCCGTGGGTCGGGATTCTGGTCGGCGGCGTCATCGTCATCGGCTACACCTTCCTCGGAGGCTACTTCGCCGTGGCGTGGTCCGACTACTTCCAAGGGGCCATCATCCTCGCGGCGTTCATCCTCCTGCCGGTCATCGCATTCCTCAACATGGGCCTGCCCTTCGCGGAGGTCGCGGCCACCGCGGGGTCGTCGATGACCAGCATCACGGCCGGAACAACCGGCTGGGCCGCACTCTTCGGCATCATCAGCTACGCCGCCATCGGTCTCGGGGTGCCCGGCAACCCCCACATCATGGTCCGGTTCATGGGTATCGACCGTGTGAAGAACATCCGGACCGCGGCGCTGGTCGCCCAACTGTTCATGTTCGTCGCCTACATCGGCGCTGCGCTAGTCGGTCTCTACGCCATCGCCATGTTCGGCGAGGGAGCCATCCAGAACGGCGACGAGGTCATGCCGATGCTCACCCTCGACCTCCTGCCCGGCGCTATCGCCGGTATCGTCCTCGCGGCGGCCCTCGCCGCGATGATGTCCAGCGCCGACTCCCAACTGCTCGTCGCCACCAGCGCGGTCGTGGAAGACGTGTACCACGGCTTCTTCAACAAGGAGGCCACCGAGGAAGAACTCGTGAAATACTCGCGGTACGTCACCTTCGGTCTCGGCACCGCGAGCGTCGCGTTCGCGTACCTCGCCAAGAGCACGCCCATCTACACGCTCGTCCTCGACTACGCGTGGGGCGGTCTGGGGGCCGCAATCGGCCCGACGGTCATCGCCACCCTCTGGTGGAAGCGCGTGACCGCCAAGGGGTCGGTCGCCAGCATGCTCGTCGGCACGGCTACGATGATTCTCTGGACCCAGCTTTCGACGGTTATCGACCTGCTCGGCCTGTCGGCGACGGTCGAAGGCTCGGCGTTCCTCTCGGGTCTCGTCGGCGTCTACGGCCTGTTCCCGGCGTTCATCCTCTCGGTGATTACGCTGGTCACGGTGTCGCTACTCACCGAACCGCCCGCGGGCGTGGACGACCACTTCGACGTGTTCGACAAGCCGCTCTCGGCAGTCATCTCCGACGGGAGCGCCCCCGACTACGCCACCGACGGCGGGACGAGCGACGACACCTCGCCGAAGGTCGTGACCGAGGCGGACAACATCCGCGGCCACGTCGCCGCGTCGGGCTACTGGGACGACGATGAGCGCTGA
- the ndk gene encoding nucleoside-diphosphate kinase has translation MSDDAERTFVMVKPDGVQRGLIGEIVSRFEERGLKMVAGKFMQMSEDLAHDHYGEHEGKPFFEGLVDFITSGPVFAMVWEGQDATRQVRKMMGETDPAESAPGTIRGDFGLDLGRNVIHGSDHEDEGANEREIDLFFDEEELVDYERIDETWLYE, from the coding sequence ATGAGCGACGACGCCGAGCGCACCTTCGTGATGGTCAAGCCCGACGGCGTCCAGCGCGGCCTCATCGGGGAGATCGTCTCCCGATTCGAGGAGCGCGGTCTGAAGATGGTCGCCGGAAAGTTCATGCAGATGAGCGAGGACCTCGCTCACGACCACTACGGCGAACACGAGGGCAAGCCGTTCTTCGAGGGCCTCGTTGACTTCATCACGTCCGGTCCCGTCTTTGCGATGGTCTGGGAAGGTCAAGACGCGACCCGACAGGTCCGCAAGATGATGGGCGAGACCGACCCGGCCGAGTCCGCGCCCGGCACCATCCGTGGCGACTTCGGACTCGACCTCGGTCGCAACGTCATCCACGGTTCGGACCACGAGGACGAAGGCGCGAACGAGCGCGAAATCGACCTATTCTTCGACGAAGAGGAACTGGTCGATTACGAGCGTATCGACGAGACGTGGCTGTACGAGTAA
- a CDS encoding 50S ribosomal protein L24e: MPQFRVCDYCGDDIEPGTGTMYVSTDGSTTHFCSAKCEKNADLGREPRDLEWTEEGGAERTNE, from the coding sequence ATGCCCCAGTTCCGAGTCTGTGACTACTGTGGCGACGACATCGAACCCGGTACGGGCACCATGTACGTCTCCACCGACGGTAGCACGACCCACTTCTGTTCGGCGAAGTGCGAAAAGAACGCCGACCTCGGCCGCGAGCCGCGTGACCTCGAATGGACCGAGGAAGGCGGCGCAGAGAGGACCAACGAATGA
- a CDS encoding 30S ribosomal protein S28e, protein MSAEETEEEGSTPAEVIEIVGKTGMHGEAMQVKCRIREGENQGRIITRNCLGPVREGDVLQLRETAREADSIGGQ, encoded by the coding sequence ATGAGTGCAGAGGAAACTGAAGAAGAAGGCTCCACGCCCGCCGAAGTGATAGAGATCGTCGGCAAGACGGGGATGCACGGCGAGGCCATGCAGGTCAAGTGCCGCATCCGCGAGGGCGAGAATCAGGGCCGCATCATTACGCGGAACTGCCTCGGCCCCGTCCGAGAGGGCGACGTCTTGCAACTACGCGAGACCGCACGCGAAGCCGACTCCATCGGAGGTCAGTAA
- the rpl7ae gene encoding 50S ribosomal protein L7Ae codes for MPVYVNFDVPADLQDSAVEALEVARDTGSVKKGTNETTKAIERGNADLIFIAEDVQPEEIVMHLPELADEKGIPFIFVETQDDIGHAAGLEVGSAAAAVTDSGEAEDDIEDIASKVEELR; via the coding sequence ATGCCAGTGTACGTAAACTTCGACGTCCCAGCCGACCTCCAAGACAGCGCCGTCGAGGCGCTCGAGGTCGCCCGAGACACAGGTAGTGTAAAGAAAGGTACGAACGAGACGACCAAAGCGATTGAGCGCGGCAACGCCGACCTCATCTTCATCGCCGAAGACGTTCAGCCGGAAGAGATCGTCATGCACCTTCCGGAACTCGCCGACGAGAAGGGAATTCCCTTCATCTTCGTCGAGACGCAGGACGACATCGGTCACGCCGCCGGACTCGAAGTCGGGAGCGCCGCCGCTGCGGTCACCGACTCCGGCGAGGCCGAAGACGACATCGAAGACATCGCCAGCAAGGTCGAGGAACTTCGTTGA
- the phnD gene encoding phosphate/phosphite/phosphonate ABC transporter substrate-binding protein yields MTKKQFSRRSLLASTSAAVTYGLAGCIQGEGDSEETTTGTQMGAGASDFDPANPEFPQPMRALIQSGFETGTLEDLENMETRDEPRYGDPVQQTPSNDDDLIDPDKLAFAMTPTEDPAAYRDTMQPLMDNIAKETGKEVEYFPLQSYASMIEAMRSERLHVGGFSTGPTPFAVNLAGAVPFSIQVSDDGAFGYRLWLATQADNDEINGLDDLSGKRVAHSEPSSNSGNQAPRALFENEGVTPGEDYEVSYSGGHEQSILGVANGDYDAAPVCSTCVTRVANSGNVDPTNIKVVWASNPFPTTSFNYRYNLTPEIQDGIRKAFIDYDYSDTKIAETFEGRGKWTEIDYATAYDIILQIQEKNGVEYQTGNLEE; encoded by the coding sequence ATGACTAAGAAACAATTTTCGAGACGGTCGCTACTGGCTTCGACGAGCGCAGCGGTCACGTACGGACTCGCTGGCTGTATTCAAGGCGAAGGCGACAGCGAGGAAACCACGACCGGAACCCAGATGGGCGCTGGTGCTTCCGATTTCGACCCGGCGAACCCCGAGTTCCCCCAACCGATGCGAGCGCTAATTCAGTCCGGCTTCGAGACGGGGACCCTCGAAGACCTCGAAAATATGGAGACGCGAGACGAACCTCGCTACGGCGATCCCGTCCAGCAGACGCCGTCAAACGACGACGACCTCATCGACCCCGACAAGTTGGCGTTCGCCATGACGCCCACCGAGGACCCGGCGGCGTACCGCGATACGATGCAACCGCTGATGGACAACATTGCGAAAGAGACCGGTAAGGAGGTCGAATACTTCCCCCTCCAGTCGTACGCCTCGATGATCGAGGCGATGCGCTCCGAGCGCCTTCACGTCGGCGGGTTCTCGACCGGCCCGACCCCGTTCGCGGTCAACCTCGCGGGCGCGGTGCCGTTCTCGATTCAGGTGTCCGACGACGGCGCGTTCGGCTACCGGCTCTGGCTGGCCACGCAGGCCGACAACGACGAAATAAACGGTCTCGACGACCTGAGCGGCAAGCGCGTCGCTCACTCCGAACCGTCGTCGAACTCCGGAAATCAGGCACCGCGCGCGCTCTTCGAGAACGAAGGCGTGACGCCCGGCGAGGACTACGAGGTCTCCTACTCAGGCGGCCACGAACAGAGCATCCTCGGCGTCGCAAACGGCGACTACGACGCCGCGCCCGTGTGTAGTACGTGCGTGACGCGCGTGGCAAACTCCGGGAACGTTGATCCGACGAATATCAAGGTGGTCTGGGCGAGCAACCCCTTCCCGACGACCAGTTTCAACTACCGGTACAACCTCACGCCCGAGATTCAGGACGGCATCCGGAAGGCATTCATCGACTACGACTACTCCGACACCAAGATAGCCGAGACGTTCGAGGGACGAGGCAAATGGACCGAAATCGACTACGCGACGGCCTACGACATCATCCTCCAGATTCAGGAGAAGAACGGCGTCGAGTACCAGACGGGCAACCTCGAAGAGTGA
- the phnC gene encoding phosphonate ABC transporter ATP-binding protein produces the protein MIRVEDLEKVYDSGDRALDGISMEVGGSEIVAIIGPSGAGKSTFIRCINRLTEPTGGSIWLGDTEITALGSADLKEARRDMGMIHQEFNLIERLTVMENVLSGRLGYMSTWRAFRRDFDGKDIARAREILDRVGLGGHEDNRADELSGGQRQRVGIARAVIQRPKILLVDEPTSALDPETSIEVMDLLTEIASEDDIPVLINIHEVDLALDYADRIVGLSDGQVVFEGTPEELDEQAQDIIYRDGDSREERDAAASDGDDLSEDAVERSAREG, from the coding sequence ATGATACGGGTCGAAGATTTAGAGAAGGTGTACGATTCGGGCGACCGCGCGCTCGACGGCATCTCTATGGAAGTCGGTGGTAGCGAGATTGTTGCGATTATCGGCCCGAGCGGTGCTGGAAAAAGTACGTTCATCCGGTGTATCAACCGCCTCACCGAACCGACCGGCGGGAGCATCTGGCTCGGCGACACCGAGATTACCGCGCTGGGGAGCGCGGACCTCAAGGAGGCCCGCCGCGACATGGGGATGATTCATCAGGAGTTCAACCTCATCGAACGGCTCACCGTCATGGAGAACGTCCTCTCGGGGCGACTCGGCTACATGAGTACGTGGCGCGCGTTCCGTCGGGACTTCGACGGAAAGGACATCGCTCGCGCCCGCGAGATACTCGACCGGGTCGGTCTCGGCGGCCACGAGGACAACCGCGCCGACGAACTGTCGGGCGGCCAGCGCCAGCGCGTGGGCATCGCGCGGGCGGTCATCCAGCGGCCCAAGATTCTGCTGGTGGACGAACCGACCAGCGCGCTCGACCCCGAAACGTCCATCGAGGTGATGGACCTGCTGACCGAAATTGCCAGCGAGGACGACATTCCGGTCCTCATCAACATCCACGAGGTTGACCTCGCACTGGACTACGCCGACCGAATCGTCGGTCTCAGCGACGGTCAGGTCGTCTTCGAGGGCACCCCTGAGGAACTGGACGAGCAGGCCCAAGACATCATCTACCGGGACGGCGACTCTCGGGAAGAGCGCGACGCGGCCGCGAGCGACGGCGACGACCTCTCGGAGGACGCCGTCGAGCGCAGTGCGAGGGAGGGGTAG
- the phnE gene encoding phosphonate ABC transporter, permease protein PhnE produces the protein MATHQSADYDDQWNRPTAFYNRYAKYAVYAVIAGFVLFSVWDLRISFDRFLQGISAGITLVSNMLPPAATPSQFQLMVRGVVESIVMSILATGIGVVISIPVAFMAAGNLAPKPIYGVGRGIVSVTRAFHELIVAIVMVKAVGFGPLAGVLALAFKTVGFFGKLLAEEIEDIDIGQMEAVEAVGAGRLHVYIFGVLPQVVPRVIGLSIYRLDINLRHSTVVGIVGAGGIGITLLNSFQKYDYQFSSLIVFVIVGLVIVGEVVSAYARRRVQ, from the coding sequence ATGGCGACTCACCAGAGCGCCGACTACGACGACCAGTGGAACCGCCCGACGGCGTTCTACAACCGCTACGCCAAGTACGCGGTGTACGCGGTCATCGCTGGGTTCGTCCTCTTCAGCGTGTGGGACCTCCGGATTTCGTTCGACCGGTTCCTACAGGGAATCTCGGCTGGCATCACGCTGGTCTCGAATATGCTCCCGCCAGCGGCGACCCCCTCGCAGTTCCAGTTGATGGTCCGCGGGGTCGTCGAGAGCATCGTCATGTCGATACTGGCGACGGGCATCGGCGTCGTCATCAGTATTCCCGTCGCATTCATGGCGGCGGGGAACCTCGCGCCCAAGCCAATCTACGGCGTGGGCCGGGGCATCGTCTCGGTCACGCGGGCGTTCCACGAACTCATCGTCGCAATCGTGATGGTGAAGGCGGTCGGGTTCGGCCCGCTGGCGGGCGTTCTCGCGCTCGCGTTCAAGACCGTCGGCTTCTTCGGCAAACTGCTCGCCGAGGAGATAGAGGACATCGACATCGGGCAGATGGAGGCCGTCGAAGCGGTCGGCGCGGGCCGACTCCACGTCTACATCTTCGGCGTCCTGCCCCAAGTCGTCCCGCGAGTCATCGGTCTCAGCATCTACCGACTCGACATCAACCTCCGGCACAGCACGGTCGTCGGTATCGTCGGCGCGGGCGGTATCGGCATCACCCTGCTGAACTCCTTCCAGAAGTACGACTACCAGTTCAGCTCGCTCATCGTCTTCGTCATCGTCGGCCTCGTCATCGTCGGCGAAGTGGTTAGCGCCTACGCGCGACGGAGGGTCCAGTGA
- the phnE gene encoding phosphonate ABC transporter, permease protein PhnE produces the protein MSDRTNPSSGDWHRYSRRERLTRYLAVLGTLVVLAVAWRSMEVNYDYVASAPREVADLFGRMYPPDVAYTSEIVGPLIETVNISILGTGLAILLALPVAFLGAENTSPTRLTYWFGKFIISFTRSVNVIIWALIFVVLFGPGALAGVLAIAVRSVGFTAKLIAEAIEEIDHGQVEAIDATGASTLQTFIYGIVPQIKPAFVSVATFRWDINVRASTIIGFVGAGGIGVALQTNINYFNWSAVLTILIAILGVVLLSEGISAYLRKKVT, from the coding sequence ATGTCCGACAGAACGAATCCGTCGTCCGGTGACTGGCACCGCTACTCGCGGCGCGAGCGACTCACCCGATACCTCGCGGTCCTCGGGACGCTCGTGGTTCTCGCCGTCGCGTGGCGCTCGATGGAGGTCAACTACGACTACGTGGCCTCCGCGCCGCGCGAAGTCGCCGACCTCTTCGGTCGGATGTATCCGCCGGACGTGGCCTACACGTCTGAAATCGTCGGCCCGCTCATCGAGACCGTCAACATCTCGATACTCGGAACCGGGTTGGCGATACTGCTCGCGCTCCCGGTGGCGTTCCTCGGCGCGGAGAACACGTCGCCGACCCGCCTCACCTACTGGTTCGGAAAGTTCATCATCTCGTTCACGCGCTCGGTGAACGTTATCATCTGGGCGCTCATCTTCGTCGTGTTGTTCGGTCCGGGCGCGCTCGCTGGCGTCCTCGCCATTGCGGTTCGGTCGGTTGGCTTCACCGCGAAACTCATCGCGGAGGCCATCGAGGAGATCGACCACGGGCAGGTCGAAGCCATCGACGCGACCGGCGCATCGACGCTTCAGACGTTCATCTACGGCATCGTGCCCCAGATCAAGCCCGCGTTCGTCTCGGTCGCCACGTTCCGCTGGGACATCAACGTCCGGGCCTCGACCATCATCGGGTTCGTCGGTGCGGGCGGTATCGGCGTCGCGCTCCAGACCAACATCAACTACTTCAACTGGTCGGCCGTTCTCACCATCCTCATCGCCATCCTCGGCGTCGTCCTCCTCAGCGAGGGCATCTCGGCCTACCTCCGGAAGAAAGTGACCTGA